The genomic DNA aaaaataaatatataaatagataattcgtcatacaaatatcataaatagtataaatatataatgaaaataattaagtaaataaattgaaaattccTTCCATGTATATAGTATTTGCTTCTatcttttatgaaataattgggccgttttctttcatatttttgtattatcaGATAAAAACAGAATTCATAtcattttgttatatattatttaatttattaattaaaatattaaaataatttatatttataagaaatatgtattttatcaatatattaatacatttacaattttttactacaaaaataatctcttaaaatcattacaaacaaCCATTCATAAATAAATCTAGATTTATTTATCGAAAAGCCAAACCTGAttgagttaaaattatttaaataatctcaaaatgATCCAACATTATTTCACTTATCTTTCCATTTATTacacttaattcattaactaaaatataaaaatattttttattaatatttaaaaaaaaattattcacttattattttttattttatcattatacattaatatcttaaattattttgccaaaacaaaactctatttttttttaaaattaccaCAAATTATAACTTTCTAAATAatcttcatattatttaaataaaatgtacaaCGTACATAGGTTTATTTTTCAGAAATGTTAGGCACAGCTTGAATAaaggttttaaaaaaacttgagttatttgataaataatgaTTGAAAAGTGATTTTGAGgatgtgaaaatatttttaagtaaaaagaattaaataatattaatatataatgataaaataacaaaattataatttaaaataaatagtattttgtattttagttaatgaattaaacgatataataaaagaaaaaaatgtcaaataatatttttgtaaatttgagttattaaaataacccaAACTCAATGTCTCTCTGAATTAATTTAAGTAACTGGTCAATTAAATTACCTTTAATATAATTAAGGGAAGAACTTGGTCCATCAAGTGTTTGTTTAAGTTGTTTTTCAAATCTTGCtgaacaagttttttttaatattgcaAAGGAAGTAACATGCATGAAAACTCAATTCTAACGTTACTGCatgttttcatttttctatCACGTAGTCTTCCTTGTCTAATcgtctattttaatttaactttatttcatataaaatattttttatgttgaatCATATCTAGCAttagtaaattatattatagaTGATGTAGAATTTATGTTTCATAATATTAGactaatattttaactatattttgGCTAATTAGATCAAACTTCTttcaaacaatatatttattttaatgtgcGAATGTGTTGAATAAGGGCTTGAATATTGAtttgtagttttttttaatagaatattAGCATATAATACCATTATTTATGAGgtcatatttaattatatattttgagttataatttatttgcatttttttataatcatgaTTTATTTCCTAAACTAATTAGCTAGCTAGATTCTTACAATTATGTCCTCTAACTTTAATTAATGCATTTTCAGTGAAAGTCAATGTTAAAAACATTGGTCAATTAAGCAAAAagaataattcaattaatcGAGCTACTCTTatgtattagttatttataattttaatattcattgTTAGGTTTTAACAAtcaaaacttaatatattattaacaattaagACAAAAATGACAAAGATAAAAAAACCGCAACTAAGAAAACGTGAATCATTAAGAAAAATAGCATCAATCATCACTAGTAACATAAAAATCTCAATCCTTACTTATAATTATCCATCTCAATGATTATCGAGTCGCTAAAATTAATAACCGGAATTAATAGTTTTGGTTATAATCTAGAGTTATTTTCTGGATAatcatttcttttatcttcatGATTTTCATATGGTTTATGTTGTTTTTCAGTGAATTTAATGCATTCCATCTCCTCTACATAttcttatatttcttttcttCAGTAcgtggagcttgtttgatattagtttttttttactcAAAACGTAATATTTTCCCCTTTTCACTTCATATATATCTTATCATTCCTTTTATtcaacaaaattctaaaatactctttttatttttatttttttgagaaaacgaTTTaggcgtcatttcattaaaatttcccaaaaatggaaaaaaaaaaccacAAGTTTAAGAGATAATTCTAggcaggcctagaatgattttgaagtcgtaacatttttattccagttcctacagatatttcaGTTATGCTTCGTGCTTGTAATttttgtccacgttcccgcgagggcgctgcaatccgatacaatatctttccataactcttcaacgctcatgcgggttctgtcatatacccttgtaTTTCGttttgccaaatgttatacatcaCTGCTCCAAAACCGCACTTgcacacgcttgttgcaaatctatttctcttgactttgagtagttctaaaatactctttacattatatataatttatatctcatatatttaaatagtataACCGTCACCTAATTAACTTTACaaaactagtttttttaaatattcctGGGTTGGATCGAGTTCTTATTCTATCTGCCATGAACATGATCTTTATGTTTATCTGCAACTTGTAATTGTCGAGAAATGGTCAAATTATAAGTTTGGCTGATGACATtttgttcttttatttattGTCTCCTTCCTTGAAACTTTGTATTGacttttagataaaataaattatttgtccTGAATATTAAATAGCTTTCTTTGGTTTAGACGAGTTCTTGTTATGAGTCATATTGACATTAAAATATGAAGAagaaataaactttaaaaagaataaaaatgtcACACACCAAcctcaataaataatattaaaaactataaaaagaatcaaacatattattattatttattaatactaCAAGTGAATCAAGACATTCAACTAGGGCacacaatttattaattaatacagaatattaaaagaaaagacATATTGAGATATATAGTATACAATATTTTCAGTGATATGAATCAAATAAAtcgttattataataattttggaatgaaataaatatatttgttaagtAATTATTAATGGATTAATCTTTGAGGTGTAGTAGATCGACAGCTCCGGTTGCAGAGCGGTTAGCAATCCGAAGTGACCAATAATCATCTGCTTTAATGGCTTTGTATAATCGGGGATGTTCCGAGTCGATAAACTCTTCTGGTGCAAATAATTCTTCATCGTTCGGCCCAAACATAAACAACACGATTGAAACCCTAGCCGTTCCTTCATAGCATTGTACTCTATGCCTTGCATTCCATAGCCTCCCATTGCTCCATAACTGTGTTATAGAAATAAAGTTTACATGTTAGCAACTtactttatataaaaatagaatttagaaattacatgttttaaaaattaacacaCATTATATTTAGCAACAAGTTCTTGTTAGTTGTTACTAttcattttgtataatatttttttattgcatGTAATAGATTTTTggacttaaattattttttggctGCATGGATTTTTAAATTGTAAGGATTTGGTTTTCTGATATTTATATAGTACTTTTATGGTTGATATTAACATTTAGACACAAGTCACACAACACATAGTTTGTATTGTATGTTACTAACCATTGCAAGATCTCCGAGGTTGACGACTAAGGAATCGGGCATAGGGTCTACGTAAGAGTACTGACCGGTTTCCTTGTGTAAAATCTCAAGCCCACCGACAGCTTCATCGTCTTGTACGATAGTGATGAAACCGGGATCAGTGTGGAGGTAAACTCCGGTTGAGCCAATATATTCTGGCGTGTAGTTGTACTTGTTAATTCTCAACAGACAAGGCCAGccattaaaaatatcattttctttgAGGTCCAAACCCAACCCTTGTGCTAATTTACGGGCTAACTCCATCGAAAGCTCATGTATGGCTTCGGAATATTTCGAGATTATGTCCCTATAAacataaaaactattatttagtTCTATTTAATTCCAAACAAACTTTGCAAAATAGAGAATAGATAGATACCTTTGTTGAGGAGTGGCACCAAGTTGATCATAGAAAGTTGGAAGAGAATGAGGGGCAGCCATGTCATGGCATGCCAAAGCCTCGAAAACAGGTGTGACTTGGCGGGGTGCCGTGTAGCCATGGCGCCCCACGGGGTTAACATTTCTCTCCTTGATCTCCATGGGAAGATCGAGGAGTGATCGAGACACAACCTTCATTTCCCTCATTAACTCGGACGAAATTTTGTGGTTGATCAATCTGAAACAACCCCATTCTTTACATGCATCCAACATGTTCTCTGTTTCTATAGGAAACTTTTTCATATCAATAACCGGGACCATTACATTTTTCATTCCCAACCCCATCTCTCTTAAACTCAATTCTTGATGTATATGGTTGAATGTGATTGTGATATAATGTCCCATGATGTctattgtatttatatataggGAAAGCCGTGTTTGATATGAGGTTATTTTGGTAACATTGTAAcaatagaaatataaatatatagaaaattatgttgtgattcatttggaaaatgagttatttaaaatttatatcgtATAACCCACCTCAAACAAGGTCTAAGAAGAATAGTGGAGAATTTCAGAAGATCAATTCTTGtgtcaaattttcaatattatgaaaGAAGGGAGAATGGGTAAAAAACTCAAATTGGACCTTGAACTTATAAGCTATATTCCCATTTCCCTTTCTACTTCAAAACTACAAAGATGTCACTTACAATAAATCACCCTGGCCCATAAGATTTCTTTTTTAccccttttttttattaagaagaaTATCATAATACATTGACACCCCATCGTTATGATTCCCGCTTCAATTTAAAACGCTTTCAGATTGAATTAAACCCGTAATTTTGACCGAGATTTTATTCTCGGGTGATTAGCACAACTCATCTGTCATAACCTCTTTAAATTATAGCATTCTTAATGGGTATTGAACTTGAAAACGTTTCTTAATGGGtattgaatttgaaaacatgaacTTGTTCAATTCATTATATTATTGACCACTCTTTCTTTTCTAATAAACTAATTGgatagtaaatatatatatatgtttgtgagTATttcaagtaaaaaatatatattattgaacataattttaatttgaaaatttgttgtctttaatttttttaattctattttgttTAGAGTGTAACTATTATTTGAGAACTTACTATAATTCATATTGCAACAACTTGATATATACAAGTCCTTTTAATCCTAAATTTAGGATATTAAGTAAACCTTGAATTGTAAATTGTTACAACATGACATTTGGTTTAGTGGTTTTGCTAATCGTATCAGATATAGAATAAGATTGAACAGTGAGGAAAACATGTCAAATGATAGACTTTTgttaatagttaaaaataagggGTTAAACTCGTCTTCTCGAGATTCCATACGGTGGCGTGATCGAAATAACTTTCATGTAAGACATTATTACACTTTGTTCAATAAGGTTAGCCCGATTGATCTTTGTTGGGAAAATTTATAGGAGTCTAATAAAGATGCCTACTAAGATCTCATTTTTTGATTGGAGTGTTATTCACGACAGAATTCTCACTAACAataaatgtatgaaaaaatgCATGATTATTGTGAGTCGTTGTTGTATGTGTTATAAAGAGGTTGAGACAATTTCTcatctacttttacattgtcacaTTGTTGTAAGTATATGGAGTCTTTTGTGGAATTGACTGGAATACAATGGGTTATTCCGGAAACTATTAGTGGTTATTGGGAGGCATGAATTGGGGAAACTAAAAATGCAATTAGAAGATGGGTCTTTATTCCTATAATTTTCTGATGGATTATCTGTTTGGAAAGAAATTGGAAAACTTTTAACAACGAAAGTAGACTGTTAAAGATTATTCACAATGCCATCATCATAACGATGTCGAAGATTAAATTCAGAAAACTTGTGGATTCGTGTGGAGATCTTATTGTCATTCTTTAAGATCTtcgagtcaattaattattctaatataatcaatttgtAAATCGTTgggcttaaacgattttttattaaattaatcataaaacaaaaaaacaattgttacaacattttaactattatttgtgagacataattatgaatttaattgatataaaagacatttttatatgattcacaTATTATTATACAAATTCTAAATATAGTTTGTGATAAATagaattaactaaaaatatagaGACAATTGATATGacacaatttaaatatttgaattataataaagaaaaaacataaaactaattaagaaatatattatgtaaaaatattgagaataatatttagaaaataaacataatatttgtatcatatataataataacaggAAAAAAAAGAGATATTGATTATTAACTCTTGTTAAGAAGAGTTTAATAATGTAATGTAAAAcaagagaaaattaataaaaaatttgagggaaaaaaaagttgaaaaacaaTTTTCAGCCAATTTGAACTATTTTGAAAGCTTTGTAAACATTAAGGTTCTTATTAATACAAATGAAtctaaaaaacaattttgaacATCTTAATATAAGTTGAAGGACCAGTTCAGTCTTATGATTAAGAAACGGTCCAAGTCAAGTTATTCTAAATAGTCCAAGTCAAACTTCATATCTAAATCCCATTCCcaatagaaaatttaattttcttttcaacaTAACAAAGATTAAATagtctatttttaattttttattttaaaagaattaaatctTTGATTAATTCAATCAATTGGGATTGTCTCTCCGACCAGTTACACTTCAGTTTAATTATCCTATggtctttattattattatttttttttagtaaaatttgtaatatttgtgCAGCTGAAATAAAgtcattgatttttttcaaacttaccCCTcctatgaaaaaaaaaatgaacaagcCACCTTGAAAAAAATAGTGTTTCTATGgaacctttatttttttaataaaataatattttatttcaaaaaataatttaattgcgagttaaaattatattttattcacttaGACGAGTTAAAATGAAGTGAAGGTTATGACCTCACAACTGTTGTATCATATTAgcgttataaaaaatattactccATGCTTAATAAGTgtgaaagtaaaatattataaaatgctatttaaacaattttaatgtCAATGTGTTGGAAGGAAAATAAACTAAAAGATTATCATTCACATGAATATTGGCTTGTTTAATTTAGCAAATTAAGCATTGATTTATTCAAATGCCATTTTGAGTGTTATGTATCATAAAGTCTTATATCAAAATGTGTGATAATAATAGTTTGACTTGAATAAAAATCTAtctaatattcatatttttattagttcaaATACCTCAAAAATAGTGAAAGAATTATTCAAAAAAGCATATTGAGataaaacataaacataaaagaaatgttcaagttaattaacttttttaaaaaaaataatatatcatttacaACTTTACTTGTTTGTTAAGGGACTTGTGGGCATCATTGCTGGTACATTAACTAAAGAAATAAGAATTCTtacacaaatttattaattgagaAAAATGTAAAACTATTTGGCAGCATGTAATTTTGCTCAAACAATAAATTGGTGGCCATCATGGACTAGTCATTTCGTATTTGTCTCCATTGATTcgttagtttttttatttatttatgtgtttCATATTTTGATCTGATTTGATTCAGGGTCGCATCAGTAAATTAAGTGCGAGACTCTTCAGCCATCTCACACCATCGgctgaagtggaaggcattaagtgttgaccaattggattcactttggcTTGATATGACGGtgataattacttaattatacattaattattaaatattttttataatatttgaatgatttatttttcaggatccgttcgagtgtACTAATGGTTTTCGAGTGTACTAATGGTTTATTGATCAATATCAAGCGACCGGATTGGCACACGCCAAACAGATATGAGATAGGTGGCGCTCTGTTTTGAACAAGGATTATATCCGGATTCATGAAGGAGACGAGGCGCGGTACTCGCCAATCCCCCAcgagactacgatcgagatgattgggagttcgtGTGTCGGAACCATTACTTCACGgataaatttaaggtacggtttcataattcaaataaaatctgatatcaattattctaacttcattttttatttcaaatatagaaaaatagTCGTACAAATGTTGTTAACAGGAATAAgctgaaattcccacatcatactGGAAGTAGACCGTTTTCTCAAGTGGAGGAATAgttggtatgtacattatttctaataacttaatatataaagaatgttattaattttataaataatttatttcaatagaCGCTTGAAATAGGACGGACCACCTCTGTCGTTGATGTTTTAAATAGGACCCGTACCCCGAAACCTACGAAAGAAAACCCCAACCCGATCCCAAACGAACGAGCGTAAGagaaaattataagttaattgaatttaaataaattacatatggctagtttatttattatataaatgaaaaattatttcaaatgtgaaggttgagatggaggaagtaagaAGTAACGAACCGGATATATCTGACTTCGAGTTGACGAAGAGAGTGTTCAGACGCCAAATACATGGGACAGTGATCAGTATGGGGtaaggcgtccggcccacacacttttgAGAGAATCTTCGGAGTGACAATAATTTTCAACGATCCACTAATCGGTTgttggaggagaatgaaaaacTAAATGAAGATGTGAGAAATATGGCGATGACAATGGAGGAATTGGAAAATAGGGATGCAGAAAGAGCTGAAACGCTTAGTGAAATGAAAATAAGGGATACAGAAAGAGCTGAAATGATTAGTGAAATGAAATTGAGGGAGAGTAGAAGGAAGAGTGAAATCGAGGCGAAAAAGATAGAAATAAGGAAAAGAATGGAGAAATATGAGGAAAAATAGAAATGTTACTAAGGCATTATCAACGCCCTCCccccaccagctaattctaGTTAGTAGTACTTTTTGATTGGATACGTTTTGATTAGTAGTACATTTTGTTTCGACTGATAACAGGTTTTTGAATGATTGGGTACGTTTTGATTCGACTGATAAcaggttgtttggatgattggtttGGTTTAGATTTTGGAATGATAATGGTCATTTGGTATAtgaatgttatttgtatatatattggtttggctggacaggttttggttttggttgcgcacaaaacaatcggcctattttgtacattttatagGGGTAATATCGAAAGTTAaaggaaaactctcggtttttccgtTTCAAATAAACCCAAGAGGTATATagaaaactctcgatttttcacttttaagaaaaactgagagttatttggaaagttttcggttttttcctatcaagaaaaactgagagttatttggaaatctttcaatttttcttgaaagggaaaaatCGAGTATTTTCCATATACCTCttggtttatttgaaacagaaaaaccgagagttatttggaaagcttttggtttttcttgaaaaggaaaaaccgagagtttaactctcggtttttccctttcaagaaaaaccgagagtatcctatataactctcggtttttctctctaGTATCCAAACCGATAAAtttacgatatctctcggtaaacacCCAATTATATTTACCGAAAGTGGTAATACCAACGAATGACGAGAGTTACccaaactttcggtattaggtCTATACCGAGAGATTTTACTCTCAGTTTTTACCTCTTTTTCACCAGTAAAACACGTTTATTCAGGGCTACAGTAATCATATCTTGTGTTTAACTTCTAAACAATACTAATTTTACTTCTTTTGTACCTAAATTTTGTAATGTATACGTAGTTTTCAACTACTAGAAAATGGCCTTTTAATGAAGgtaaatattgttgttaaaatataaaatcaatgatttaaatgttaattattaatgtcATAATAACTAGGGTGgggaaaattaccgatattaaaggtatatcaaTAATATcgtaccgtaatatatcgaaaatatctacttttaaggtataccgaaaaaaagtaaggtatgataccgatgCCATAATTATTGGTACTGTAAAggtatgaaatttttaaaattttggtatatcgagatataccgaaatacggaaatagtatttataaggtaatatatatatataaatatatatataatatatataagggaataattaaatagatttgatattaatttaattatagaaatataatttttgaataatatcaaaatataattatactgaaatattattcaatatatgtaatctctaccttaccgatggtattgatttttttaaaattaatatattttttaggtatcaaaggtataataccgatatcataccgaaaataaggtataccgaaattaaggtaaggtaaagatatgaattttttgtataccgaaattaaggtatatcgaaacaaggtataccgaaattaaagtaaggtaaatgtatgcatattttgcataccgaaattttaggtaaagTATAAGgtatagataaaatattaaggtataccgtaccgacccaccccTAATAATAACTGTATAAATGttatacattaaaatttcaaattatttttatttaattaaaaataatgtgataATGTTTGAGgaattgtttttcttaaattaaaaaatatataataatatataactactCCTATCAATAATAaaggaattttatttttaaaaaaatattaattagtaataagttaatcaaaatacattaaaataagacatgaaaatatattaataatctacTTAGCTGTTACATGAATTCAAGATTGAAACAATTCAAAAAGAATGACAAACCAACTCCGAAATAACACGGTAAGAACTCAAGTGAATGCGAGTTAACGTCTCTATTACCCGCGTTGATATATTTTTCCAACATAATTTAgctttttgtatattttaaaagttttatttttgttcttcaattattatcttttttcaACTTATCAATATCTATTTACTTTCtcataaatgaattttttattaatattcttgTTCAACATTGTAACTAGACCGCTTAATGTCACAACATGGCCTTCGGATATTCCTTTATTTTGTTGAACtatctttttgtttattttttgtatGTTTACTGGTTAGCATTTGTGtaggttatttttttaatattttttctctcaattgTTTTGTAATGTTTCTAGGATTGAACTTAAACGACTCTCATTTATGCTATTTTgcattgattatttaaaaaaaaaacttttcttgATTAAGTTCTTAAACTTGAATGTTTGAGTAGTGTCTTCCACCATCATGGGTTTGAAAGGGTATTCTTTTTAACAATTTGATCTTATTCCACTAGAAGATTCATGCCCCTCCCCCATTAATGATGGGTGTGTGATGCACTTCTTTGGAAATTAAAGAAGGGAATATATGAGTTGTAGAATTCATGAAAATGCATTCCTctcatataatttaataattgttataaaCATATAAGATAATGAACAAGAGAGATAACAACGAGAATGTATTATTGTTTATCAAAGGGATGATACTTACAATGTTCCTATGTGTCCTATTTATATAACTAGATACATAGAAACCAAAGGTCTTCATAATGGTGGAATATGAAAATTAAGAGT from Impatiens glandulifera chromosome 9, dImpGla2.1, whole genome shotgun sequence includes the following:
- the LOC124915919 gene encoding 2-oxoglutarate-dependent dioxygenase DAO-like; protein product: MGLGMKNVMVPVIDMKKFPIETENMLDACKEWGCFRLINHKISSELMREMKVVSRSLLDLPMEIKERNVNPVGRHGYTAPRQVTPVFEALACHDMAAPHSLPTFYDQLGATPQQRDIISKYSEAIHELSMELARKLAQGLGLDLKENDIFNGWPCLLRINKYNYTPEYIGSTGVYLHTDPGFITIVQDDEAVGGLEILHKETGQYSYVDPMPDSLVVNLGDLAMLWSNGRLWNARHRVQCYEGTARVSIVLFMFGPNDEELFAPEEFIDSEHPRLYKAIKADDYWSLRIANRSATGAVDLLHLKD